The Spirosoma radiotolerans genome has a window encoding:
- a CDS encoding sigma factor-like helix-turn-helix DNA-binding protein, giving the protein MEITTQILHLRPYLFGIAYGMLGMIEEAEDIVQDVYEKWMSVESVKDPKAYLGRMTVNKSIDRLQELKKQRESYTGPWLPEPYITLDADQPPTLEYGLLFLLERLNPLERAVFILRESFSENYRSIAELTGATADNCRQLLHRAREKLACRTPQVVEPATQGALTQAFLVALQHQDRAALNQLLRSDIELFSDGGGKRAAGLKPLFGLQKVLKFLLGVMQLPDNQRNEFIHRPAFINGQPGSLIFDQQTGDLDSMTYIGWNATQITRLLYVRNPDKLRVRASMF; this is encoded by the coding sequence ATGGAGATCACAACCCAAATCCTTCATCTTCGTCCTTACCTGTTTGGGATTGCTTACGGTATGTTAGGTATGATCGAAGAAGCAGAAGACATCGTTCAGGACGTGTACGAAAAATGGATGTCGGTTGAGAGCGTCAAGGATCCAAAAGCTTACTTGGGACGCATGACGGTCAACAAAAGTATTGACCGGCTCCAGGAGCTAAAGAAGCAGCGGGAAAGCTACACAGGTCCCTGGCTCCCCGAACCTTATATTACGCTAGATGCAGATCAGCCTCCGACGCTCGAATACGGTCTTTTGTTCCTATTGGAACGACTCAATCCCCTTGAACGGGCGGTATTTATCCTGCGGGAAAGCTTTTCGGAGAACTACCGCAGTATTGCTGAACTCACCGGTGCAACAGCTGACAACTGTCGTCAGCTGTTGCACCGGGCGCGTGAAAAACTTGCCTGTCGAACACCTCAAGTGGTAGAGCCTGCTACTCAAGGAGCTCTTACGCAAGCGTTTCTGGTCGCTTTACAACATCAGGATCGTGCTGCGCTCAACCAGTTACTTCGATCAGATATCGAATTATTCAGTGATGGCGGAGGCAAACGTGCCGCTGGCCTCAAGCCTTTGTTTGGCCTTCAAAAGGTGCTTAAATTTTTATTAGGTGTCATGCAGTTGCCAGATAATCAGCGGAATGAGTTTATCCACCGACCAGCTTTTATCAACGGGCAACCTGGCTCCCTTATTTTTGACCAGCAAACCGGTGATCTGGACTCGATGACTTATATCGGCTGGAATGCTACCCAAATCACACGCCTTTTGTACGTGCGCAATCCTGATAAACTGCGTGTTCGGGCCAGCATGTTCTAA
- a CDS encoding response regulator, with translation MRIDSVPANADCRILVVDDNVDATLILSMSLRLKGFAVESAQSGPQALTISQSWQPDAVLLDISMPGMDGYETCERLREQPGSGDVLVIALTGYGQEEDRKRVRETGFDAHLVKPVNLSLLPDLLPQLIIEKKARLASE, from the coding sequence CGGACTGTCGTATCTTAGTGGTCGATGACAATGTCGATGCCACGCTGATCCTGAGTATGTCGCTACGACTAAAGGGGTTTGCCGTTGAGAGCGCTCAAAGTGGTCCACAAGCGTTGACGATAAGTCAATCCTGGCAGCCAGACGCCGTTCTGCTCGACATTAGTATGCCCGGCATGGATGGCTACGAAACCTGTGAGCGGTTGCGTGAGCAGCCCGGTAGTGGTGATGTGCTGGTCATTGCCCTGACGGGCTATGGGCAGGAGGAAGATCGAAAGCGGGTCCGAGAAACGGGCTTTGATGCTCATCTGGTTAAACCCGTGAATTTGAGCCTACTGCCCGATTTACTCCCCCAACTAATCATTGAGAAAAAGGCGCGCTTAGCATCGGAGTAA
- a CDS encoding GNAT family N-acetyltransferase has translation MKPGDIGYLIYLHGVLYAQEEGYSQEFEGYVVKTFYDFPAHYNPQKDKIWLAMYQDQIIGCIAIQARPQNEAQLRWFLVHPVFRGTGIGRRLLKTALAYNKEEVFDRVYLLTTDVQQKAVSMYKKAGSELSSSIEVNQWGKVLHEERYGLQVSQASVG, from the coding sequence TTGAAACCAGGTGACATTGGCTACTTGATTTATCTGCATGGGGTGTTGTATGCGCAGGAGGAAGGCTATTCCCAGGAATTTGAAGGCTATGTGGTGAAGACGTTTTATGATTTTCCAGCCCATTATAATCCTCAGAAAGACAAGATATGGCTGGCTATGTACCAGGATCAAATTATTGGCTGTATTGCCATTCAAGCCAGGCCGCAAAATGAAGCGCAACTGCGGTGGTTCCTGGTCCACCCTGTTTTCAGAGGTACCGGCATTGGTAGACGGCTATTAAAGACGGCCCTTGCTTATAATAAAGAAGAGGTATTTGATCGGGTTTATTTGTTGACCACGGATGTTCAGCAAAAAGCCGTATCCATGTATAAGAAAGCCGGTTCTGAACTGAGTTCATCCATTGAAGTGAATCAATGGGGTAAGGTGTTGCACGAAGAACGGTACGGTTTGCAGGTAAGCCAGGCGTCGGTAGGCTAA
- a CDS encoding SDR family oxidoreductase, with amino-acid sequence MILVTGATGGLGHQTIDFLLTTTPAAEIAALVRDLNKATDLVKQGVDVRQADYVDYPGLVQAFQGIEKVLLVSAVAFTDRVRQHQNVIDAAKEAGVKHLFYTSIQRSTNFVMPEVTESDLATEAYLKASGLTYTILKNGYYFEGLSYLIGSEVPDTEIRFPAGEGKIAFVKRTELAAATAALLTSEGHENQEYTLSGSEAYSFDDIARELSTLAGRLIAYKSSEMAPYIAQKVAAGFPEVVANFFAQWGAATQHGMLAGTHDTVERLLGRKPTSLREYLETTYFPGA; translated from the coding sequence ATGATCCTAGTAACTGGAGCCACCGGTGGGTTAGGCCACCAAACTATCGACTTTTTACTCACCACCACCCCGGCCGCAGAAATCGCAGCCCTGGTGCGCGATCTCAACAAAGCCACTGACCTGGTGAAGCAGGGCGTTGATGTCCGACAAGCCGACTACGTTGACTACCCCGGCCTGGTACAAGCCTTTCAGGGTATTGAAAAGGTGCTGCTGGTTTCTGCCGTGGCCTTTACCGACCGGGTGCGCCAGCACCAAAACGTCATCGATGCCGCTAAGGAAGCCGGGGTGAAGCACCTTTTTTACACCAGCATCCAGCGCAGTACAAATTTTGTGATGCCGGAAGTCACAGAAAGCGACCTGGCCACGGAAGCTTACCTCAAAGCGTCCGGTCTTACATACACCATTCTCAAAAACGGCTACTATTTTGAAGGCCTTAGCTACCTGATTGGCAGCGAGGTGCCAGACACCGAAATACGTTTCCCGGCGGGAGAAGGCAAGATCGCTTTCGTTAAGCGGACCGAACTGGCCGCAGCCACGGCCGCCCTGTTGACCAGCGAAGGGCATGAGAACCAGGAGTATACTCTGTCGGGGAGCGAAGCCTATTCGTTTGATGATATCGCCCGGGAACTCTCCACGTTAGCGGGTCGGCTCATCGCTTATAAAAGCAGCGAGATGGCACCCTATATCGCGCAGAAAGTAGCCGCTGGCTTCCCCGAGGTGGTCGCCAACTTCTTTGCTCAGTGGGGTGCTGCCACCCAACACGGCATGCTGGCCGGGACCCACGATACCGTCGAGCGTCTGCTGGGCCGTAAGCCAACCTCACTGCGGGAATATCTGGAAACGACTTATTTCCCGGGTGCCTAA
- a CDS encoding alpha/beta hydrolase — protein sequence MQTSTQHQPEFFLSEEGLKVAYKHWKAVNLPKAILVFAHGFNSHSGYFQWPAQQLTAQNFEVYAIDFPGRGNSDGERYYIADYQQFVNELDKLVDLAQSTHPGLPTFLLGHSAGGVLSSIYVLEHQDKLNGFVCESFAFQVPAPDFAVAVLKGLSHLFPHAHVLRLNNEDFSRDQAVVEFMNADPLIANEVQPTKTVQQLSLADERLKTDMSAIHLPLLILHGTADKATKPSGSQYFYDHASSVDKTLKLYEGHYHDLLNDLDKEIVMGDILAWLTEKVS from the coding sequence ATGCAAACATCCACCCAACATCAACCCGAATTTTTCCTCTCAGAAGAGGGATTGAAAGTAGCTTACAAGCACTGGAAGGCCGTCAATCTTCCTAAAGCGATCCTCGTTTTTGCACACGGCTTCAATTCCCATAGTGGTTATTTTCAATGGCCTGCTCAACAGTTAACGGCTCAGAATTTTGAGGTGTATGCCATTGATTTTCCAGGCCGCGGAAACTCCGATGGCGAACGGTACTACATTGCCGACTATCAACAGTTTGTTAACGAACTGGATAAGCTGGTTGACCTTGCCCAATCCACCCATCCTGGCCTACCAACTTTTCTCCTGGGCCATAGCGCAGGTGGCGTTTTATCATCCATCTATGTCCTGGAGCATCAAGATAAGCTCAACGGGTTCGTCTGTGAAAGCTTCGCTTTCCAGGTGCCAGCCCCTGATTTTGCCGTTGCAGTCCTCAAAGGGCTAAGCCATCTGTTTCCGCATGCCCACGTGCTGCGGTTGAACAATGAAGATTTTTCCCGCGATCAGGCGGTCGTTGAGTTTATGAACGCTGACCCATTGATTGCCAACGAAGTGCAACCGACCAAAACCGTACAGCAATTATCGCTGGCTGACGAACGGCTCAAGACAGACATGTCGGCTATTCACCTCCCCTTGCTGATTCTTCATGGGACGGCTGACAAAGCCACCAAACCTAGCGGAAGCCAGTATTTCTATGACCATGCCTCATCAGTCGACAAAACCCTGAAGTTGTATGAAGGGCATTACCATGACTTGCTCAATGATTTAGACAAAGAAATTGTCATGGGCGATATATTGGCTTGGTTAACTGAAAAGGTAAGTTGA
- a CDS encoding putative Ig domain-containing protein: MKKVIFLTILLSTPGKLIGQTAKSTFWTSANAYFGQTPPSELPQPFAPAMLVDSGIVMGSVVFSKNGREFYYGYAQSWTSRVNSGIKKRVFDGHRWSQPILIAETLNSPTLSPDENILYAGGRASQVWRALKTNGDWHTPVVWLGKPYGLYNFKPTNSGVFYVGSNGHQGSKADFTTYDICTLTMSKTDTVIQSLGIPVNTNGFEGDFYIAPDESYLILSANETPTFDSELYISFRKADKTWTNPKSLGPAINDGLAHRFGQTVTPDNKYLIYTKGTSEKDCKLYWIRFDRLLKRLKQTNYAPYLKKSLTNQVVRVGKDFVLTIPADAFVDDDTQERLTYRLEMADSTPLPSWLHLDSVKKTVSGKPTTTGTYLLQLRVTDSAGETAIGTFTLAVNP; encoded by the coding sequence ATGAAAAAGGTGATTTTTCTGACCATTCTTTTGAGCACGCCCGGTAAACTTATAGGTCAAACGGCTAAGTCTACTTTTTGGACTAGTGCCAATGCCTATTTTGGGCAAACTCCTCCCTCCGAATTACCTCAACCCTTTGCGCCTGCCATGCTGGTTGATTCGGGGATTGTTATGGGGTCAGTCGTGTTTTCTAAAAATGGCCGGGAGTTTTATTATGGCTATGCACAAAGCTGGACTAGCCGGGTTAACTCAGGCATCAAGAAACGAGTGTTCGACGGCCATCGTTGGAGCCAACCGATTCTGATCGCCGAAACGCTGAACAGCCCTACTCTTTCGCCTGACGAAAACATCCTCTATGCTGGAGGGCGGGCCAGCCAGGTATGGCGTGCTCTGAAAACGAATGGGGACTGGCACACCCCAGTTGTATGGCTTGGTAAACCGTATGGCCTCTATAATTTTAAACCGACCAATAGTGGTGTTTTTTACGTAGGCAGTAATGGTCATCAGGGAAGTAAAGCTGATTTTACAACCTATGACATCTGCACGTTGACTATGTCAAAAACAGACACCGTTATACAAAGCCTGGGTATTCCCGTAAACACAAATGGGTTCGAAGGCGACTTTTATATTGCGCCCGACGAGTCTTATCTCATCTTGAGCGCCAACGAAACGCCCACGTTTGACAGCGAGTTATACATCAGCTTTCGAAAGGCGGACAAAACCTGGACTAATCCAAAAAGTCTTGGTCCCGCAATCAATGATGGCCTGGCCCATCGGTTTGGGCAGACCGTTACCCCTGACAATAAGTACCTGATTTATACAAAGGGGACGAGCGAAAAAGATTGTAAGCTGTATTGGATACGGTTTGATCGCTTGTTGAAGCGTTTGAAACAGACCAACTACGCCCCTTACCTGAAAAAGTCCCTGACGAATCAGGTAGTAAGGGTCGGAAAAGACTTTGTTTTGACTATCCCAGCCGATGCGTTCGTTGACGATGACACTCAAGAGCGGCTGACCTACCGGCTGGAGATGGCCGATAGCACCCCCTTGCCCAGTTGGTTGCACCTTGACTCAGTCAAAAAAACAGTTTCGGGCAAACCTACTACAACAGGTACCTATCTGCTCCAGCTTCGGGTGACCGATTCCGCTGGTGAAACCGCTATCGGCACTTTTACGCTCGCGGTTAACCCATGA
- a CDS encoding MarR family winged helix-turn-helix transcriptional regulator has product MRENIKQIRYFNRFYTAHLGLLNHPILESDYSLSEVRVLYEIGEANQVTAQQLSERLKLDKGYLSRLIKLLTKQGILLKVPSSSDGRALQISLSDAGRSLLKRLQVKSDEQIEGFLGRLSPAEGTMLVNAIKT; this is encoded by the coding sequence ATGAGAGAAAACATAAAACAAATCCGGTACTTCAACCGATTCTATACGGCCCACCTTGGCCTTTTAAATCACCCTATTTTAGAGAGTGACTATTCCCTGTCAGAAGTACGGGTATTATATGAAATTGGCGAAGCCAACCAGGTCACTGCTCAGCAATTAAGCGAACGCCTGAAACTGGATAAGGGCTACTTAAGCAGACTAATCAAGTTGTTAACCAAGCAGGGAATCCTGCTAAAAGTGCCTTCATCATCAGATGGTCGAGCTTTGCAAATAAGCCTGTCAGATGCAGGACGCTCGTTGTTAAAGCGGCTTCAAGTCAAGTCGGATGAGCAGATCGAAGGCTTTCTTGGTCGATTAAGCCCTGCAGAAGGAACGATGCTGGTAAACGCCATAAAAACGTAG
- a CDS encoding S41 family peptidase, with translation MDTFFSVEWTKDLVQSSMTFLANTDAISIDIRRNHGFSDGGYLIASYFFTDPVQWNDSYDRDARTMRQTWTMPVVPGPKLANKDLYITVSKDYFSASEEFAYNLQALGRAKVIGEVTGARTSYQAL, from the coding sequence ATGGATACTTTTTTTTCAGTAGAGTGGACTAAAGACCTGGTTCAGTCATCCATGACGTTTCTGGCCAACACCGATGCTATAAGTATTGATATTCGCAGGAACCATGGGTTTTCTGATGGTGGCTATTTGATTGCCAGCTATTTCTTTACTGACCCAGTCCAGTGGAATGATAGCTATGATCGTGATGCCAGGACGATGCGTCAAACTTGGACAATGCCGGTTGTTCCTGGCCCAAAGCTAGCCAATAAGGACTTGTACATAACTGTTAGCAAGGATTACTTTTCCGCATCTGAAGAATTCGCCTATAATCTGCAGGCACTGGGCCGGGCCAAAGTAATCGGTGAAGTGACAGGGGCGCGTACATCCTACCAGGCTTTATAA
- the uvrA gene encoding excinuclease ABC subunit UvrA codes for MPNQKLGSQSNNDEPAAVTKKKLLTNQVNSPSELDQQGFIRVRGARQHNLKNIEVAIPRDALVVFTGISGSGKSSLAFGTLYAEAQRRYLESVSPYTRRLFNQMAVPEVDAIEGLPPAVALQQQRGTPTIRSSVGSVTTLSNLVRMLYSRAGDYPPGQGILYAESFSANTTEGACPTCHGLGSLYEVTEASMVPDPSLTIRERAVAAWPLAWGGQNLRDILVSLGYDVDKPWRELPRKQRDWILFTEEQPVVPVYPGYTPEQTRRAIQRKEPPDYMGTFSSARRHVLHTFANTQSQLMKKRVSAFMLQTRCPTCHGKRLRPESLSVTFAGLDITELSELPLKNLATLLQPYTNDPNESQPERTEVIRRITTDLEARLQVLLQLGLGYLSLERSTPTLSPGELQRLRLATQLYSNLFGVVYVLDEPSAGLHPSDTEALLSALAGLKQAGNSLFVVEHNLDVIRQADWLVDVGPGAGEQGGQILYSGPPAGLASVNASQTRPYLFDSEKDTLAPPLRPSDWLQLAGVSRNNLQALDVAIPLGVLTAVTGVSGSGKSSLISQVLVELVAAHLGQSLIDEEEGDTMQEERPVTTGGQVISGLEQIKRLVRVDQKPIGRTPRSNMATYTGLFDTVRKLFAATPMARERGYDAGQFSFNVAKGRCPNCQGEGFVMVELLFLPSVYKPCPVCHGARYNDQTLAVRYRGKTIADVLALTVDEALAFFQTEPAVLRSLRTLGEVGLGYLRLGQPATELSGGEAQRIKLATELQRTANGSTLYILDEPTTGLHPADVDKLLGQLRKLVTGGNTVIVVEHNMRVVRASDWVIDMGPGAGDEGGQVVAQGPPMEVVQQPGSRTGPYLKPYL; via the coding sequence ATGCCGAATCAGAAACTTGGTTCACAATCTAACAACGACGAACCAGCAGCGGTTACCAAGAAAAAGTTACTCACAAACCAAGTGAACTCTCCGTCTGAACTGGATCAGCAGGGCTTCATCCGCGTACGCGGAGCCCGGCAGCACAATCTCAAAAATATCGAGGTGGCCATTCCCCGGGATGCCTTGGTGGTGTTTACGGGCATCTCCGGTTCCGGCAAATCATCCCTGGCGTTCGGTACGCTGTACGCCGAAGCGCAACGCCGTTACCTGGAGTCGGTTTCGCCCTACACCCGGCGACTCTTCAACCAGATGGCGGTACCCGAAGTCGACGCCATCGAAGGCTTACCCCCTGCCGTGGCCCTGCAACAGCAACGAGGTACGCCAACCATCCGCTCGTCGGTAGGTAGTGTCACGACGCTCAGCAATCTGGTGCGGATGCTGTATTCGCGGGCCGGAGATTACCCGCCGGGGCAGGGAATCCTGTACGCCGAATCCTTTTCCGCCAATACGACTGAAGGGGCCTGCCCGACCTGTCACGGGCTGGGCAGCCTCTACGAGGTTACCGAGGCATCGATGGTGCCCGACCCTTCGCTCACTATCCGGGAGCGGGCAGTAGCGGCCTGGCCGCTAGCCTGGGGCGGTCAGAACCTGCGCGATATCCTGGTGTCGCTGGGCTACGATGTCGACAAGCCCTGGCGGGAGCTTCCCCGAAAGCAACGCGACTGGATTTTATTCACCGAGGAGCAACCCGTTGTTCCAGTATATCCCGGATATACCCCCGAGCAAACCCGCCGGGCCATTCAACGAAAAGAACCGCCCGATTACATGGGCACCTTTAGCAGCGCCCGGCGGCACGTGCTGCATACGTTCGCCAATACGCAAAGTCAGTTGATGAAAAAACGGGTATCAGCCTTTATGCTCCAAACCCGTTGCCCAACCTGCCACGGGAAACGGTTGCGACCTGAATCGCTGAGCGTCACCTTTGCAGGACTGGATATCACGGAACTTTCCGAATTACCCCTTAAGAACCTAGCGACGCTGCTTCAACCCTATACCAATGACCCGAATGAATCCCAGCCCGAGCGGACGGAAGTAATTCGCCGAATCACTACCGATCTGGAAGCCCGTCTCCAGGTATTGCTGCAACTGGGGTTGGGGTATCTGTCCCTGGAACGGAGTACACCGACGCTATCGCCGGGTGAACTGCAACGACTGCGGCTGGCCACGCAGTTGTACTCGAATCTGTTTGGGGTGGTGTACGTGCTGGATGAGCCTTCGGCGGGCCTGCACCCTTCCGACACCGAAGCGCTGCTTTCTGCGCTGGCGGGTTTGAAACAGGCTGGTAATTCCCTGTTCGTTGTGGAGCATAACCTGGATGTAATCCGACAGGCCGATTGGCTGGTCGATGTCGGGCCGGGGGCTGGTGAGCAAGGGGGGCAGATTCTGTACAGTGGCCCACCGGCGGGCTTAGCCAGCGTTAACGCATCGCAGACCCGACCCTATTTGTTTGATTCGGAAAAAGACACCTTAGCGCCCCCCCTTCGCCCGTCGGACTGGCTTCAGTTGGCCGGGGTAAGCCGCAATAACTTACAGGCGTTGGATGTAGCCATTCCCCTAGGCGTGCTGACAGCGGTGACCGGCGTGTCGGGGTCAGGCAAGTCCAGCCTGATTAGCCAGGTGCTAGTCGAGCTCGTGGCGGCCCATCTGGGGCAGTCATTGATCGATGAGGAAGAAGGAGATACGATGCAGGAGGAAAGACCCGTCACGACAGGCGGTCAAGTCATCAGCGGCCTGGAGCAAATCAAGCGCCTGGTCCGGGTCGATCAGAAGCCCATTGGCCGTACGCCCCGCTCCAACATGGCGACCTATACGGGCCTTTTTGACACCGTTCGAAAACTGTTTGCCGCCACGCCGATGGCCCGCGAGCGCGGCTACGATGCCGGCCAGTTTTCGTTCAACGTGGCGAAAGGCCGATGTCCAAACTGCCAGGGAGAAGGGTTTGTGATGGTCGAGCTTTTGTTTCTGCCCAGTGTTTATAAACCCTGCCCGGTTTGCCACGGTGCCCGCTACAATGACCAGACCCTAGCGGTTCGATACCGGGGCAAAACCATTGCTGACGTGCTGGCTCTCACGGTTGATGAAGCGCTCGCTTTTTTTCAGACAGAACCGGCGGTTTTGCGTTCGCTGAGGACACTGGGCGAAGTGGGACTAGGGTATCTGCGGCTGGGCCAGCCTGCCACGGAGTTATCCGGCGGAGAAGCCCAACGGATCAAGCTGGCGACCGAATTGCAACGCACCGCCAACGGCTCTACGCTTTATATCCTCGATGAACCCACCACCGGTCTTCATCCGGCTGATGTGGACAAGCTCCTGGGGCAGCTACGCAAGCTGGTGACGGGGGGTAATACCGTCATTGTGGTGGAGCATAACATGCGAGTCGTTCGGGCCAGCGATTGGGTGATCGACATGGGTCCGGGCGCGGGCGATGAAGGTGGTCAGGTGGTGGCTCAGGGACCTCCGATGGAAGTGGTTCAACAGCCCGGTAGCCGAACCGGTCCGTATTTAAAGCCGTATCTGTAG
- a CDS encoding DUF5020 family protein: MKTGLLLIFWVMAFGTKAQQLQFHYDFRHSLDPELTQTNFASITFEYFKGNDSTGSFLFKMQTDLSSENSNVGQVFLQVSKNIRYWKPKVELAMTYSGGLGISPPSFGYSITNTVGLGAAYPFTWKGGWFTTSLVCRTSLFSRPSYDPQFTFYFGRGFFNYRLLVAGSLVAWSENRNQGTPSTKELMGKKVAFFGDPQCWLKLTKSLSIGSRVNLFYHTLTTKNHLQIYPTLGLKTQF, from the coding sequence ATGAAAACAGGTCTGCTTCTTATCTTTTGGGTTATGGCTTTTGGGACGAAGGCCCAGCAACTTCAATTTCATTACGATTTTCGGCACTCGCTTGATCCCGAATTGACTCAAACTAATTTCGCATCCATTACCTTCGAGTATTTTAAGGGAAACGATTCGACGGGTTCTTTCTTATTTAAGATGCAAACCGACTTGTCGAGCGAAAATAGTAATGTAGGACAGGTTTTCCTGCAAGTCAGTAAGAATATCCGCTATTGGAAGCCAAAAGTGGAACTGGCAATGACATACAGTGGTGGTTTGGGTATTTCTCCGCCATCGTTTGGGTATTCGATCACGAATACGGTTGGTCTTGGCGCGGCCTATCCCTTTACCTGGAAAGGTGGCTGGTTCACGACGAGTCTGGTCTGTCGTACGAGTTTGTTCTCCAGGCCAAGTTACGATCCCCAATTCACCTTCTATTTTGGCCGAGGATTTTTCAACTACCGGCTACTGGTGGCTGGTAGTCTGGTCGCCTGGAGTGAAAACCGCAATCAGGGAACTCCGTCGACAAAAGAGCTGATGGGGAAAAAAGTTGCGTTTTTCGGCGATCCACAATGCTGGCTGAAACTCACTAAATCGCTGTCCATCGGTTCGCGAGTCAACCTGTTTTATCATACACTTACGACTAAAAATCACCTGCAAATTTATCCTACCCTGGGGCTAAAGACTCAGTTTTGA
- a CDS encoding aspartate/glutamate racemase family protein has product MKTVGLIGGLSWYATSVYYTTLNQLTNQRLGNAHSSQLLLFSVDFEEVRLLQEAGDWDAIEKMLSGIAIQLENTGADCIVLCANTVHLVADTISQKINIPLLHSAEETAKELVRQKINKVALLGTKFTMEHPFFSSRLSQFGINTILPDEADKEYIHASIFNELTKGLFNDDTKHRYIEIIDKLKGRGAEGIVFGSAELSILLKPTDCSLPIFDTIAIHCQAAVDFALSK; this is encoded by the coding sequence ATGAAAACAGTAGGACTAATTGGTGGGCTTAGTTGGTATGCCACATCCGTTTACTATACAACACTCAATCAACTCACCAATCAACGGCTTGGCAACGCCCATTCCTCTCAACTCCTTCTGTTTTCGGTGGACTTTGAAGAAGTCAGACTACTACAAGAAGCGGGCGATTGGGACGCCATTGAAAAGATGTTGTCAGGGATTGCCATCCAACTTGAGAATACAGGTGCTGACTGCATTGTACTGTGCGCCAACACCGTTCACTTAGTTGCTGACACGATTAGCCAGAAAATAAACATTCCTTTGCTGCACAGTGCCGAGGAAACAGCCAAAGAACTTGTTCGCCAAAAAATTAATAAGGTTGCTCTTTTGGGAACAAAATTTACCATGGAACACCCTTTTTTTAGCAGTCGTCTTTCACAGTTTGGGATTAACACCATTTTGCCCGACGAAGCGGATAAAGAGTATATTCATGCTTCAATTTTTAACGAGTTGACAAAAGGCCTTTTCAACGACGACACAAAACACAGATATATCGAAATTATTGACAAACTAAAAGGTAGGGGAGCCGAGGGAATTGTCTTTGGCAGCGCTGAATTGTCCATACTGCTTAAACCAACAGATTGCAGTCTGCCAATTTTTGATACCATTGCCATCCATTGTCAAGCAGCGGTTGATTTTGCCCTATCCAAATGA
- a CDS encoding carboxymuconolactone decarboxylase family protein, with the protein MDTPFLTPIEKPKSLLWKLLYFFTRKRFGKVITPLKVMAVRLPVAFGSFSGKIGQLDKKLKLPAETVMLVRERVAQLNVCLFCIDIGRAYTIMAAMNQAKFDALSDYARSPLFSEKEKVLLDFVTRLTRDRQMEAELFDKLAQHYDERSICEIVWIIASEFYYNIGNIGLNIHSDMICDIAQKKVIADATEVAATV; encoded by the coding sequence ATGGATACTCCGTTTCTGACGCCCATTGAAAAGCCTAAAAGCTTACTCTGGAAACTGCTCTACTTTTTCACCCGTAAACGTTTCGGTAAGGTTATTACCCCGCTGAAAGTTATGGCCGTCCGGCTCCCAGTTGCCTTTGGCTCGTTTTCCGGCAAAATCGGCCAGCTCGACAAAAAGCTCAAACTGCCGGCTGAAACGGTCATGCTCGTGCGAGAGCGGGTGGCCCAACTGAATGTATGCCTTTTCTGCATCGATATTGGCCGAGCTTATACCATCATGGCTGCCATGAATCAGGCTAAGTTTGATGCTCTGTCTGACTACGCTCGCAGCCCACTCTTTTCGGAAAAGGAAAAGGTGTTGCTCGATTTTGTTACCCGGCTCACCCGGGACCGCCAGATGGAAGCCGAGTTGTTTGACAAACTGGCCCAGCATTACGACGAACGCTCAATCTGCGAGATTGTCTGGATTATTGCCTCCGAATTTTACTATAACATAGGTAATATTGGCCTCAATATTCACTCCGACATGATCTGCGATATAGCGCAGAAGAAAGTTATTGCCGACGCTACGGAGGTAGCTGCTACAGTGTAA